In Nocardia sputorum, a single genomic region encodes these proteins:
- a CDS encoding helix-turn-helix domain-containing protein, with the protein MDADRAVGKRLEVLRIRLGLSQEQMSERLRAAGVNWSQGTLSRVETGQRAMRFTEALEVAAALNIDATELAPDGGGFVYLARKVRRELAEHEAAIREAETRLELATRGRNRAERQADIIQFCVELSLGRQGPYTVGTSPVRFLDILQDTVWSIDPASAAAVNQGGRDALRLLIDLGVHEAAVRKARARAEAAYREAIKHDEGGKPWIVPPYYPIPSGSAVADALEEDSLTDVYDKLIVGAAAELFTKHFPNVKFGHTSGDNLIDGLERQTD; encoded by the coding sequence ATGGATGCTGACCGCGCGGTTGGCAAACGCCTGGAAGTCCTCCGCATCAGGCTTGGCCTGAGTCAGGAGCAGATGTCAGAGAGGCTGCGCGCTGCTGGTGTCAACTGGTCGCAGGGGACCCTGTCGCGCGTCGAGACCGGTCAACGAGCAATGCGATTCACCGAAGCGCTGGAAGTCGCCGCAGCTCTGAACATCGACGCCACCGAACTTGCCCCGGACGGAGGCGGATTCGTCTACCTGGCGCGCAAGGTCCGTCGCGAACTGGCGGAGCACGAAGCCGCGATCCGGGAAGCCGAAACCAGACTCGAATTAGCCACACGCGGCCGGAATCGTGCCGAACGCCAAGCCGACATCATTCAATTCTGCGTAGAACTGTCGCTAGGACGGCAAGGCCCCTACACCGTGGGCACGTCCCCGGTGCGCTTCCTCGACATCTTGCAAGACACCGTGTGGAGCATCGACCCAGCCAGCGCAGCAGCAGTAAATCAAGGCGGTCGGGACGCACTGCGTCTACTCATAGACCTCGGCGTACACGAAGCAGCCGTACGCAAAGCCCGCGCCCGCGCCGAAGCCGCCTACCGCGAAGCCATCAAACATGACGAAGGAGGCAAGCCCTGGATAGTCCCGCCGTACTACCCCATACCGTCAGGCAGCGCCGTTGCCGACGCCCTAGAAGAGGACTCGCTCACAGACGTCTACGACAAGTTGATTGTCGGCGCAGCCGCAGAACTGTTCACCAAGCACTTTCCCAACGTCAAGTTCGGTCACACATCCGGCGACAACTTGATAGACGGCCTGGAACGCCAAACTGATTGA
- a CDS encoding Eco57I restriction-modification methylase domain-containing protein, which produces MQRDLLAQAEQSRTAALASLDQKSQDALGQFFTPVRAASLIASMPRLPDEGLIRVLDPGAGSGMLSAAVVNRVLEEKPALRVHIVAVECDPGVVPYLESTLEACSSMGEGRVTTEFIVGDYIELATGINHDTRLTGFDLVIQNPPYAKLSASSPARTAVRQMGVDAPNLYAAFLALATAALAPGGQLVAITPRSFCNGPYFGEFRSHLLDAIALDRVHVFESRSTVFADTGVLQENVIVSGTRSGESDYVELSISNGHEDVGANRRVSYAEVVHSDDPHRFIRIAANDEDTVVAEQMMSLPTTLKALGITVSTGRVVDFRSKESLHSEETLGASPLIYPGNLRAGIVSWPRAIRKPQWFLPASPKDEKLLLPNGWYCVVKRFSSKEERRRIVAAVWTPQQSPGPVAFENHLNVFHIGGKGLDRDTAVGLSLWLNSSLVDRFFRTFSGHTQVNATDLRTLRFPDRDALRQLGSTAPDQLSDQAEIDVLVDKVLTVVSTAA; this is translated from the coding sequence ATGCAGCGTGACCTACTTGCCCAGGCCGAGCAGAGCCGAACCGCTGCGCTCGCGAGCCTCGATCAGAAGAGCCAGGACGCGCTCGGGCAGTTTTTCACACCTGTACGGGCCGCATCTCTGATCGCATCCATGCCCCGACTGCCCGACGAGGGCTTGATCCGCGTTTTAGACCCAGGCGCTGGCTCAGGCATGCTGTCTGCTGCGGTAGTGAACCGCGTTCTGGAGGAGAAGCCCGCGTTACGCGTGCATATCGTCGCGGTTGAGTGTGACCCAGGAGTGGTGCCGTACCTCGAAAGCACGCTAGAAGCGTGTTCAAGTATGGGCGAAGGCCGGGTTACAACTGAGTTCATCGTCGGCGACTACATAGAGTTGGCAACAGGCATCAACCACGACACCCGCCTGACCGGGTTCGACCTGGTGATACAGAACCCGCCCTATGCCAAGCTTTCGGCCTCCTCGCCAGCTCGCACAGCTGTCCGTCAGATGGGGGTTGACGCACCAAACCTCTACGCTGCGTTCCTTGCGTTGGCGACCGCCGCACTTGCCCCGGGTGGGCAGCTTGTCGCGATCACCCCTCGGTCATTCTGTAACGGACCATACTTCGGCGAGTTCCGTAGCCATCTGCTGGATGCGATAGCCCTGGACCGCGTCCACGTGTTCGAATCTCGCTCCACCGTGTTCGCCGACACTGGCGTGCTTCAGGAGAACGTCATTGTCTCCGGGACCAGGTCGGGTGAGTCGGACTACGTCGAGCTGTCGATCAGCAATGGGCATGAGGACGTTGGCGCCAACCGCCGAGTGTCCTATGCCGAAGTCGTACATTCAGACGACCCGCATCGCTTCATTCGCATCGCGGCCAACGACGAAGACACCGTAGTTGCAGAGCAGATGATGTCGCTGCCAACCACACTGAAGGCGCTGGGGATCACGGTCTCAACAGGTCGTGTGGTCGACTTCCGCTCAAAAGAGTCGCTTCATTCGGAGGAAACGCTAGGTGCGTCGCCGCTGATCTACCCGGGCAATCTTCGGGCAGGAATCGTGAGCTGGCCAAGAGCAATTCGCAAACCACAGTGGTTTCTGCCAGCGAGCCCCAAGGACGAGAAACTCCTGCTCCCGAACGGCTGGTACTGCGTTGTCAAGCGATTCTCCTCGAAGGAGGAGCGACGACGGATCGTAGCGGCAGTGTGGACACCACAGCAGTCGCCCGGCCCAGTCGCGTTCGAGAACCATCTCAACGTCTTCCACATCGGAGGTAAAGGGCTCGATCGCGACACCGCCGTCGGACTGTCGTTGTGGCTCAACTCATCACTGGTGGACAGGTTCTTCCGAACGTTCTCCGGGCATACGCAGGTGAACGCAACCGACTTACGAACGCTGAGGTTCCCTGACCGTGACGCGTTGCGGCAGTTGGGATCTACTGCCCCAGACCAGCTCTCAGACCAGGCCGAGATCGACGTACTGGTCGACAAAGTTCTGACTGTGGTAAGCACGGCTGCGTGA
- a CDS encoding alpha/beta hydrolase, translating to MRRAVNKTLLAMVSVAAVAGATAPAAASSAPPTIVLVHGAFADTTSWDGVATRLRADGYRVVTPDNPLRGPVGDAAAVERTLSSIDGPIVLVGHSYGGAVITNVDDPDVQAVVYIAAFAPREGEPIAIALDPIRFPGSRLQPPALALKPVDTGLDGYVEPAYFHEVFAQDVDAATTATMIAHQRSIAATTNIEPSGPASWSTTPSWYLVSAEDRVIPPAAQRFMAERMGAHTSEVTASHAVLVSQPAAVAAIIEQAAR from the coding sequence ATGAGACGTGCAGTGAACAAGACCTTGCTGGCGATGGTGAGCGTGGCGGCGGTGGCCGGTGCGACCGCCCCGGCCGCCGCTTCATCCGCCCCGCCGACCATCGTGCTGGTGCACGGCGCGTTCGCCGATACGACCAGCTGGGACGGGGTCGCCACAAGGCTGCGCGCGGACGGCTACCGCGTTGTGACGCCCGACAATCCGCTGCGTGGACCCGTCGGCGACGCGGCGGCCGTCGAGCGGACTCTGTCGAGTATCGACGGACCCATCGTGCTCGTCGGGCACTCCTACGGCGGTGCGGTCATCACCAACGTCGATGATCCCGACGTGCAGGCGGTGGTCTACATCGCCGCGTTCGCCCCCAGGGAGGGCGAACCGATCGCGATCGCGCTGGACCCGATCCGGTTTCCGGGCAGTCGGCTGCAGCCACCAGCCCTGGCGCTGAAACCGGTGGACACCGGCCTCGACGGCTACGTCGAACCTGCCTACTTCCACGAGGTATTCGCCCAGGACGTCGACGCCGCCACCACCGCCACCATGATCGCCCATCAGCGCTCCATCGCCGCCACCACCAATATCGAGCCGTCGGGTCCAGCGTCCTGGTCCACAACGCCGAGCTGGTACCTGGTCTCCGCCGAGGACCGGGTGATCCCGCCCGCGGCACAACGTTTCATGGCGGAACGAATGGGCGCGCACACCAGCGAGGTCACCGCCTCGCATGCCGTCCTGGTCTCTCAGCCCGCGGCAGTCGCCGCGATCATCGAACAAGCCGCCCGATAA
- a CDS encoding SAM-dependent methyltransferase yields MADEVFEVVPIAHVVGGRREPTDDHWGGTQAIIRIDDPRFTEESVQGLDAFSHLEIVFRFHLTDQTDLHFGARSARDNPAWPKVGIFGHRNMRRLNWLGVSRTRLLRVEGLDLHVAELDAVDGTPVLDIKPWFAEFGPRGDVRQAPWSTEMLKDYF; encoded by the coding sequence ATGGCAGACGAAGTGTTTGAAGTAGTGCCGATTGCCCATGTGGTGGGTGGCCGTCGCGAACCTACAGACGATCACTGGGGTGGTACCCAGGCAATCATCCGTATAGATGATCCCCGGTTCACCGAAGAGTCCGTGCAAGGCTTGGACGCGTTCAGCCACCTCGAAATCGTGTTCCGGTTCCACTTGACCGACCAAACCGATTTGCACTTCGGCGCGCGCAGTGCACGCGACAACCCCGCATGGCCGAAGGTCGGCATCTTCGGGCATCGGAACATGCGACGCCTCAACTGGCTCGGGGTATCCCGTACTCGACTGCTCCGTGTCGAGGGCTTGGACCTGCACGTAGCCGAACTGGACGCCGTAGACGGCACTCCCGTGCTGGACATCAAGCCGTGGTTTGCCGAGTTCGGCCCACGTGGAGATGTCCGGCAAGCTCCATGGTCCACCGAGATGCTCAAAGACTATTTCTAG
- a CDS encoding alpha/beta fold hydrolase yields MSITSSIDQTTREQIEKANATGHTPVVFIHGLWLLASSWDRWTELFAAAGYAPVAANWPDDPQTVAAAHEHPEAFAGKTVGQVADHVATVIGELQRKPAVVGHSFGGLLAQIVAGRGLSVATVAIDPAPFRGVLPLPLSSLRAAAPVLTNPANRHRAVPLTFEQFRYSFANAVSEDEAKQLFETFAVAAPGAPLFQAAAANLNPWSQTKVDTDNPERGPLLIVSGEKDNTVPRAITEAEYRKQQKNPGITEFREIPGRGHALTIDSGWREVAEIALEFVQRFA; encoded by the coding sequence ATGAGCATCACATCTTCCATCGACCAGACCACCCGCGAACAGATCGAAAAAGCCAACGCCACCGGACATACTCCGGTGGTGTTCATCCACGGCCTGTGGCTGCTGGCCAGTAGCTGGGACCGGTGGACGGAGCTGTTCGCGGCGGCCGGCTACGCGCCGGTCGCCGCCAACTGGCCTGACGACCCGCAAACCGTCGCAGCGGCGCACGAGCATCCGGAGGCATTCGCGGGCAAAACGGTCGGCCAGGTGGCCGATCACGTCGCCACGGTCATCGGCGAATTGCAGCGCAAGCCTGCCGTCGTCGGGCACTCCTTCGGCGGCCTCCTGGCCCAGATCGTCGCGGGCCGTGGGCTGTCGGTGGCGACCGTGGCCATCGATCCGGCCCCGTTCCGCGGTGTACTGCCACTGCCGCTCAGCTCACTCCGGGCGGCCGCGCCGGTTCTCACCAACCCGGCGAACCGGCACCGCGCCGTCCCGCTGACCTTCGAGCAGTTCCGCTACAGCTTCGCCAACGCCGTGAGCGAGGACGAAGCCAAGCAACTGTTCGAGACCTTCGCCGTCGCCGCACCCGGCGCGCCGCTGTTCCAGGCCGCTGCCGCCAATCTGAATCCGTGGTCGCAGACCAAGGTCGACACCGACAATCCCGAGCGCGGACCGCTGCTGATCGTGTCCGGCGAGAAGGACAACACCGTGCCCCGCGCCATCACCGAAGCGGAGTATCGCAAGCAGCAGAAGAACCCCGGCATCACCGAATTCCGCGAGATCCCAGGCCGCGGGCATGCGCTCACCATCGACAGCGGATGGCGAGAAGTGGCCGAGATCGCGCTGGAATTCGTCCAGAGATTCGCTTGA
- a CDS encoding helix-turn-helix transcriptional regulator — translation MIIDESKWASSRIAIGGEMGTSALINGDDWLTREELAARLKVPVKTLAAWAARSPQKGPRYAQIGRYCRYRLSDVIAWENAQFEGGSASNAA, via the coding sequence ATGATCATCGATGAAAGCAAATGGGCTTCATCGAGAATTGCGATTGGAGGCGAGATGGGGACATCTGCGCTGATCAACGGGGATGACTGGCTCACGCGCGAAGAACTGGCAGCACGGCTGAAGGTGCCCGTTAAGACGCTGGCGGCTTGGGCGGCACGGTCGCCGCAGAAGGGGCCGCGCTACGCACAGATCGGACGCTACTGCCGCTATCGGCTCTCGGATGTGATCGCGTGGGAAAACGCGCAGTTCGAAGGCGGCAGCGCTTCGAATGCTGCCTAG
- a CDS encoding MarR family winged helix-turn-helix transcriptional regulator, with protein sequence MELEEAPTRLRGKPSWLISKAAARAHRLIAEATATAGGRAYHFAILAALDEFGPDSQVRIGQRCGIDQSDMHTMLAELKEQGHVTRTSDPRDRRRNLITLTPAGHQRLEELDSALSAVQEDLLNALSPTERNHLAALLTRVLD encoded by the coding sequence ATGGAGCTGGAGGAAGCACCCACCCGCCTGCGCGGCAAACCGAGCTGGCTGATCAGCAAGGCCGCGGCACGCGCGCACCGGCTCATCGCCGAGGCGACGGCCACGGCCGGCGGGCGCGCCTACCATTTCGCGATCCTCGCCGCGCTCGACGAGTTCGGTCCGGACAGTCAGGTACGGATCGGCCAACGGTGCGGAATCGACCAGAGCGACATGCACACGATGCTCGCGGAACTGAAAGAGCAGGGTCACGTCACACGTACCTCGGATCCCCGCGACCGACGCCGCAACCTGATCACCCTGACCCCGGCAGGGCATCAGCGGCTCGAAGAACTGGACTCGGCTCTCTCAGCGGTTCAGGAGGACCTGCTCAACGCCTTGTCACCCACCGAGCGGAATCACCTCGCCGCACTTCTCACCCGGGTGCTCGACTGA
- a CDS encoding bifunctional DNA primase/polymerase: MLPLAPRGKVPVTEHGKDDASTDPEQIRAWWARTPFYNVGVRPPAGVVVLDVDPRSGGSVEALGETPETWTAATGGGGCHLWFRCGGKVRGKLEGARGVDIKAATGYVVAPPSVHPSGSRYRWANRARIAPLPAHLRGRVCVPVVLPFRSYQRHGGSGEGLVRIVRQAAPGQRNNILFWAACRAYAEGGDPAVLEALATTAEEIGLSRHEVDQTMRSAQRGAA, from the coding sequence GTGTTGCCGTTGGCCCCACGGGGCAAGGTTCCCGTGACCGAGCACGGCAAGGACGACGCGAGTACCGACCCTGAACAGATCCGTGCGTGGTGGGCGCGGACCCCGTTCTACAACGTCGGTGTTCGCCCGCCCGCCGGGGTCGTCGTGCTCGATGTGGACCCGCGTTCGGGTGGCAGTGTCGAAGCGTTAGGGGAGACTCCGGAAACCTGGACGGCTGCGACGGGCGGTGGCGGCTGCCACTTGTGGTTCCGCTGCGGCGGCAAGGTGCGCGGCAAGCTCGAAGGCGCGCGAGGTGTCGACATCAAGGCCGCAACCGGCTATGTCGTGGCCCCTCCGAGCGTGCACCCGAGCGGTAGCCGGTACCGGTGGGCCAATCGTGCGCGTATCGCGCCGTTGCCGGCGCATCTGCGCGGTCGGGTGTGCGTGCCCGTGGTTCTGCCCTTCCGCTCGTACCAGCGTCATGGTGGCTCGGGTGAGGGGCTGGTCCGGATCGTTCGGCAGGCTGCGCCGGGGCAGCGCAACAACATCCTGTTCTGGGCCGCCTGCCGCGCCTACGCCGAAGGTGGCGATCCTGCCGTGCTGGAAGCACTCGCGACCACGGCAGAGGAGATCGGGTTGTCCCGCCACGAGGTCGACCAGACGATGCGGTCAGCGCAGCGGGGTGCGGCGTGA
- a CDS encoding TetR/AcrR family transcriptional regulator, producing MGIQTRRERERAERHRLIIDTARELAESQGWDAVTVRRLAERIEYSQPVLYSHFAGKDEIVTAVAEEGIAEMAAWSRAALESAGGEPRAALAAVARSYLDFATARPALYDAMFLMKVNLTFGENASQPLRDAFAVMFAAFSPFAGDHDPETFTEVGWSALHGLATLERGGRLRPAQRDARLAVLVDQWTR from the coding sequence ATGGGGATCCAGACGCGACGAGAGCGGGAACGCGCCGAACGGCACCGGCTGATCATCGACACCGCTCGGGAGTTGGCGGAGTCGCAGGGCTGGGACGCGGTGACTGTGCGCAGGCTGGCGGAACGGATCGAATACAGCCAGCCCGTGCTGTATTCGCACTTCGCGGGCAAGGACGAGATCGTCACGGCGGTCGCCGAGGAGGGCATCGCGGAGATGGCCGCGTGGAGCCGTGCGGCACTGGAGTCCGCGGGCGGCGAGCCGCGCGCTGCGTTGGCGGCGGTGGCGCGGTCCTACCTCGACTTCGCTACCGCGCGGCCCGCGCTCTACGACGCGATGTTCCTGATGAAAGTGAACCTCACGTTCGGCGAGAATGCCTCGCAGCCGCTGCGGGACGCGTTCGCCGTCATGTTCGCCGCCTTCTCACCCTTCGCGGGCGACCACGATCCGGAGACCTTCACCGAGGTCGGCTGGAGCGCCCTGCACGGCCTGGCGACCCTGGAGCGCGGCGGACGTCTGCGGCCGGCTCAACGGGACGCCCGCCTGGCGGTGCTGGTCGACCAGTGGACCCGGTAG
- a CDS encoding FKBP-type peptidyl-prolyl cis-trans isomerase yields MKRRKPEIEIPAGPPPSELVIVEIWDGDGAQAERGDFVEVHYVGVTFSTGTEFDSSWELGEPFAFTLGAGQVIEGWDEGVHGMRVGGRRKLIIPPQLAYGDRGAGSTVAPGETLVFVIDLIAT; encoded by the coding sequence GTGAAACGGCGGAAGCCGGAGATCGAGATCCCCGCTGGCCCGCCGCCGAGCGAATTGGTGATCGTGGAGATCTGGGACGGCGACGGTGCGCAGGCCGAACGGGGCGATTTCGTCGAAGTCCACTACGTGGGCGTCACGTTCTCCACCGGAACGGAGTTCGATTCGAGCTGGGAGCTCGGCGAACCGTTCGCATTCACACTGGGCGCCGGGCAGGTCATCGAGGGCTGGGACGAGGGTGTGCACGGCATGCGAGTCGGCGGCCGCAGGAAGCTGATCATCCCGCCCCAGCTCGCATACGGCGACCGAGGCGCCGGGAGCACCGTCGCGCCGGGGGAGACGCTCGTCTTCGTGATTGATTTGATCGCGACCTGA
- a CDS encoding BsuBI/PstI family type II restriction endonuclease, with protein MNSIPSKISEARLVLEALGMDAERSNERSALTLLALLQLRPSDPWTEATNSMLGTRAIMDWMHDQYGKKYKPNTRETIRRSTLHQFCEALLVQENPDQPDRPKNSPKWNYQVTTEALKVIQCYGSPDFDSALAAHLLLVPGLKAQYAAAREMNLIPVTSPDGRVLRLSPGGQNPLIKQAIEDFCPRFTPGAELLYVGDAGAKLAVFEEDRFAELGVTFDKHGKMPDVIVYLPGRDWLVLIEAANSHGPVDSKRRGELAAVFKSATPGLIYVSCFPDRLTMREYLPQIAWETEVWCAEDPTHLIHFNGERFLGPYE; from the coding sequence GTGAACAGCATCCCCAGCAAGATCAGCGAAGCAAGGTTGGTCTTGGAAGCCCTTGGCATGGACGCAGAGCGTTCCAACGAACGGTCGGCCCTGACTCTGCTTGCGCTGCTACAACTTCGGCCGTCCGATCCCTGGACTGAAGCCACAAACTCGATGCTCGGAACTCGGGCGATCATGGACTGGATGCACGACCAGTACGGCAAAAAGTACAAACCCAATACCCGTGAGACTATCCGACGGTCCACACTTCATCAGTTTTGTGAAGCACTGCTGGTGCAGGAGAATCCAGACCAACCCGATCGGCCTAAGAACTCACCGAAGTGGAACTACCAGGTGACCACCGAGGCATTGAAGGTTATCCAATGTTACGGCTCTCCCGACTTCGACTCGGCCCTAGCTGCCCATCTTTTGCTTGTGCCAGGACTGAAAGCACAGTACGCTGCCGCCCGCGAGATGAACCTCATACCGGTGACTTCACCGGATGGACGGGTACTCAGGCTGTCGCCGGGCGGTCAAAATCCGCTCATCAAACAGGCCATCGAAGACTTCTGTCCGCGGTTCACTCCCGGTGCTGAGCTGTTGTACGTCGGAGATGCCGGGGCGAAGCTGGCGGTTTTTGAAGAGGACCGCTTTGCCGAGCTTGGCGTCACCTTCGATAAACACGGCAAGATGCCCGACGTGATCGTCTATCTGCCGGGCCGGGACTGGCTGGTTCTCATCGAAGCCGCAAATTCGCACGGGCCAGTCGACTCCAAGCGGCGCGGCGAACTAGCTGCCGTTTTCAAGTCGGCAACTCCAGGGCTGATCTATGTCTCATGCTTTCCGGATCGCCTGACGATGAGGGAGTACCTACCGCAGATTGCGTGGGAAACTGAGGTCTGGTGTGCCGAAGACCCTACACACCTTATCCACTTCAACGGTGAGCGATTCCTCGGTCCATACGAGTGA
- a CDS encoding GlcG/HbpS family heme-binding protein, which produces MREHAAELGVRVSVAIADGGGHLLVVDRMDGAPPLSARVAPAKATSVALFHRDGSELARLQQAWPALFAQMDQVAGTPVIAGAGARLIRRDDAVIGALAVSGSLPEHDDQCAEAGIAWLSAAPTTSSQAK; this is translated from the coding sequence GTGCGCGAGCACGCCGCCGAACTCGGCGTGCGGGTCTCGGTTGCGATCGCCGACGGCGGTGGGCACCTGCTGGTTGTCGATCGCATGGATGGTGCCCCACCGCTGTCGGCTCGCGTTGCCCCGGCGAAAGCGACCAGCGTGGCGCTGTTTCACCGCGACGGCAGCGAGTTGGCGCGTCTGCAACAAGCGTGGCCCGCACTGTTCGCACAAATGGATCAGGTGGCAGGGACACCCGTCATCGCAGGCGCGGGTGCACGGTTGATACGGCGCGACGATGCCGTCATCGGTGCGCTCGCAGTCAGTGGCAGCTTGCCCGAACACGACGACCAGTGCGCGGAGGCCGGGATAGCTTGGCTTTCAGCCGCACCGACGACGTCGTCCCAGGCGAAGTAG
- a CDS encoding helix-turn-helix domain-containing protein, with the protein MDSHAAIVGAQLRAAREAAGVSLAALATQIHYSKSILAYYETGQRTPTPDVIAWYEKRFGRIQDPVVTLLNLGKADVERRSFLRVGYSTALTASVLLPSWLDPAASGVPHSETGVRHVGKADVAAVRDVMLVFSQIDQRLGGGHGRTAVVQYLTNEVTSYLKSSFASEIVRRDMFAAAAEMAYLVGWMAFDNDEHAAAQRYFATSTQLAAEADDDPLAGHVLRAMAHQAVDLGHLEQGLQLAEASVNGNRYRTACPRERALLKVVHAKALSAAGRTAESAKALLQAEQDLAAASAADHEPTRVFFFSEASLAHETACALRDAGDLAGAADQFQLSVRKRQATAFTRTHAVTLGYLGTVQAHSGELEQACATWTSALDTMDGVQSGRTRKVARDIRATVAPYRHIAAASEIDERAADYLAANGK; encoded by the coding sequence ATGGACAGTCACGCCGCGATCGTCGGTGCGCAGCTTCGAGCGGCCCGCGAAGCCGCTGGAGTGTCCCTGGCTGCACTGGCTACCCAGATCCACTACAGCAAGTCGATACTTGCCTACTACGAGACCGGACAGCGCACGCCGACGCCAGATGTCATAGCGTGGTATGAAAAGCGTTTTGGTCGCATCCAAGACCCGGTAGTGACCTTGCTCAACCTCGGAAAGGCTGACGTGGAACGCCGCTCTTTCCTACGTGTTGGATACTCCACAGCACTCACCGCGTCCGTCCTGCTCCCGAGCTGGCTCGACCCGGCGGCGTCTGGCGTGCCACACAGCGAAACCGGCGTTCGACACGTGGGGAAAGCCGACGTAGCCGCCGTGCGAGACGTAATGCTCGTGTTCTCGCAGATTGATCAGCGACTTGGCGGCGGACATGGACGGACCGCCGTCGTTCAATACCTGACCAACGAGGTAACCAGCTACCTGAAGAGCTCTTTTGCCAGCGAGATTGTCCGGCGTGACATGTTCGCAGCGGCAGCCGAAATGGCATACCTGGTCGGCTGGATGGCGTTCGACAACGACGAACACGCCGCCGCGCAGCGCTACTTCGCCACATCGACCCAGCTTGCCGCCGAAGCAGATGACGACCCATTGGCCGGTCACGTACTGCGCGCCATGGCACACCAAGCCGTCGACCTCGGGCACCTCGAACAAGGGCTACAACTCGCCGAAGCCTCGGTCAACGGCAACCGCTACCGAACCGCTTGCCCACGGGAGCGGGCGCTACTGAAGGTTGTCCACGCCAAGGCATTGAGCGCGGCCGGTCGGACCGCCGAGTCAGCGAAAGCCCTTCTCCAGGCCGAACAGGACCTTGCGGCCGCTTCCGCCGCGGATCACGAACCCACTCGGGTGTTCTTCTTCTCCGAAGCAAGCCTTGCCCACGAAACCGCTTGCGCGTTGCGGGACGCGGGCGACCTCGCAGGGGCAGCCGACCAATTCCAGCTCAGTGTCCGCAAACGCCAGGCCACGGCATTCACCCGGACTCACGCGGTAACGCTCGGCTACCTCGGCACCGTGCAGGCCCACAGCGGTGAACTCGAACAGGCGTGCGCTACCTGGACATCGGCACTCGACACCATGGACGGTGTCCAGTCAGGGCGCACCAGGAAAGTTGCTCGTGACATACGCGCAACCGTGGCACCTTATCGGCACATCGCAGCTGCGAGCGAGATCGATGAACGGGCCGCAGACTACCTAGCCGCCAACGGGAAGTAG
- a CDS encoding PPOX class F420-dependent oxidoreductase yields MTFTSNEQQFLAEAGIGRLATVSPDGVVQNNPTSYRVNADGTIDIGGMRMRTSRKYRNVEAGSRVSFVVDQQVSLEPYVIRGIEIRGTAEALEDQEPPFPPQERSIIRIHPDRIISWGIDGDSFDFTSRRAER; encoded by the coding sequence ATGACCTTCACCAGCAATGAACAGCAGTTTCTCGCGGAAGCCGGGATCGGTCGGCTGGCCACGGTGTCGCCCGACGGAGTGGTGCAGAACAACCCGACCAGCTATCGGGTGAACGCCGACGGCACCATCGATATCGGCGGTATGCGCATGCGCACCAGCCGCAAGTACCGCAACGTCGAAGCAGGCAGCCGGGTGTCTTTCGTCGTCGATCAGCAGGTCTCGTTGGAGCCGTATGTGATTCGCGGCATCGAAATACGAGGCACGGCCGAGGCGCTCGAAGATCAGGAACCGCCGTTCCCTCCCCAGGAACGCTCGATCATTCGGATCCATCCCGATCGGATCATCTCCTGGGGCATCGACGGCGACTCCTTCGACTTCACCAGTCGCCGCGCCGAGCGGTGA
- a CDS encoding DUF1772 domain-containing protein, with translation MLIIAGQTIAAAAVLSNAIVYGTDVSVAVITRSVYRKLDDATVTMSAGWGHYYGDKRMPVVGVVGVVTAVLTLLIALWAGQIGAAVAAGITVAALLTWLAFYVRIAKPINSQQTAAAQSGIIPPNARALQDKWDSILKYRVTLQFIAIAGLCAALILF, from the coding sequence ATGCTCATCATCGCCGGCCAGACCATCGCCGCCGCCGCCGTTCTCTCCAACGCCATCGTCTACGGCACCGATGTCTCCGTGGCTGTGATCACCCGGTCCGTGTACCGCAAGCTCGATGACGCGACCGTCACCATGAGTGCGGGATGGGGTCACTACTACGGCGACAAGCGCATGCCGGTTGTCGGTGTGGTCGGTGTGGTCACCGCGGTGCTCACGCTGCTGATCGCGCTGTGGGCCGGGCAGATCGGCGCCGCTGTCGCGGCGGGGATCACGGTGGCGGCACTGCTCACCTGGCTCGCCTTCTACGTCCGCATCGCCAAGCCGATCAACTCCCAGCAGACCGCCGCTGCGCAGAGTGGCATCATTCCCCCCAATGCCCGTGCGCTGCAGGACAAGTGGGACAGCATTCTGAAGTACCGGGTCACCCTGCAGTTCATTGCCATTGCCGGCCTGTGCGCCGCGCTGATTCTGTTCTGA